The proteins below are encoded in one region of Coffea arabica cultivar ET-39 chromosome 4c, Coffea Arabica ET-39 HiFi, whole genome shotgun sequence:
- the LOC140004741 gene encoding uncharacterized protein: MCVDFTDLNKACPKDCYPLPRIDQLVDSTAGYEIFCFLDAFKGYHQIALDEEDQEKTSFITEDGTYCYVTMPFGLKNAGATYQRLVNKLFRNQIGRNLEVYVDDMLVKSRTQGQFISDLREIFEVLRHSRMRLNPKKCTFGVRSGKFLGYMISKEGVRANPDKIKAIMDMAPPRNIKEVQRLTGRMAALNRFLSKSAVRGSPFFKALKGGRQFEWNPECQKEFDELKEHLVRLPALTSPEVGETLFIYLAAGEGAVSAVLVREEDKLQKPVYYVSRALQGAESRYSAIERYVLALVHAARKLRTYFQAHPVVVITDQPLKQILSKPESSGRMVKWAVELSEYDLGYQPRTAIKAQALADFIADGISFGSTGGEIDQDRPNKEVKDTRAARATQIPETTKAVQIREAAEVPRAKDTAEVAQASRVGEGGSAREAGETGPAQEAAEAKQAINAAEVQQVGDAAEVAYPEETAKAELARTAARDGKARETAEQTELTWTLYVDGASSKEGCGAGLLLISPTGEELPYALRFDFRASNNESEYEALIAGMEMARKLGARSLKVYSDSQLIVNQVWGSYEVKEGTLRKYVAKTHELKGLFDQFVLEQIPRSLNKRADALSKLASTSVGTLGREIVVEVIRSRAYDQVSAAVIQVVSSWMDPIVLYLAQGELPPSRIEARKILLKSQRYTLVQGVLYRKSYLQPWLRCITPEEGSYVLRELHEGICGNHVCSRVLAKKGMLAEYYWPTIFRDSTELVARWGYEYLVVAIDYFTKWVEAEPLGTISSRSIQKFLWKGIVCRFGIPRVLVSDNGRQFADRSLQEWCTELGIQQHFTSVGHPQANGRVENVNRTILHATQETPFALAYGVEAVIPAEIGMPSARVQHFVAQGNNEEMRLDLDLLEHKREEAAIRMAKYKSQVARYYNARVRQLSFKTGDLVLRKNSVSRALGTGKKIRIGNQGSQVAPIGVACDEPVNLVGGLGVVVRPFAQVKAWQLQGLHIHQGFRVAELRDRAVEEGQVVHEDLRLLELFDA; the protein is encoded by the exons ATGTGTGTGGATTTCACAGATTTGAATAAGGCTTGCCCTAAAGATTGTTACCCACTTCCCCGGATTGACCAGCTCGTGGACTCAACAGCAGGTTATGAGATTTTCTGTTTCTTGGATGCTTTCAAGGGGTATCATCAGATAGCCTTGGACGAGGAGGATCAGGAGAAGACCTCGTTTATCACCGAGGATGGCACATATTGTTACGTCACCATGCcgtttggtttaaaaaatgcaGGCGCAACCTACCAAAGGCTGGTAAACAAGTTGTTCAGGAATCAGATCGGCCGAAACCTGGAGGTTTATGTGGACGATATGTTGGTGAAAAGTCGAACCCAGGGGCAGTTCATCTCCGACCTGAGAGAGATTTTCGAGGTCCTTCGACACTCACGAATGCGGCTAAACCCAAAGAAGTGTACTTTCGGGGTCAGATCAGGAAAATTTCTGGGGTACATGATTTCCAAAGAGGGGGTGAGAGCTAACCCAGATAAGATCAAGGCTATCATGGACATGGCTCCACCCCGGAATATTAAAGAGGTGCAACGTCTGACAGGGAGGATGGCTGCCTTGAACAGGTTCTTGTCCAAATCGGCAGTTCGGGGGTCGCCTTTCTTCAAGGCCCTGAAAGGAGGTCGGCAGTTCGAGTGGAACCCGGAGTGCCAGAAGGAGTTTGACGAGCTTAAGGAACACCTCGTTCGATTGCCAGCTCTGACCTCTCCCGAGGTGGGGGAGACCCTGTTCATCTACTTAGCTGCGGGAGAGGGGGCTGTAAGCGCAGTGTTGGTGCGAGAGGAGGACAAGTTACAGAAACCAGTGTATTATGTCAGTCGCGCCCTGCAGGGGGCCGAATCCAGGTACTCGGCGATAGAGCGATATGTCTTGGCGCTAGTTCACGCAGCTCGGAAGCTGAGGACCTATTTCCAAGCTCATCCCGTGGTAGTCATAACGGACCAGCCCCTGAAGCAGATCCTGTCCAAACCCGAGTCTTCAGGTCGAATGGTAAAATGGGCGGTGGAATTATCTGAGTATGACCTGGGATATCAGCCCAGAACGGCCATCAAAGCTCAAGCACTAGCAGATTTCATAGCCGATGGCATCTCTTTTGGGTCGACTGGAGGAGAGATAGACCAGGACAGACCGAATAAGGAAGTTAAGGACACGCGCGCCGCCAGAGCCACACAGATCCCGGAGACTACCAAGGCCGTGCAGATCAGAGAGGCAGCCGAGGTCCCACGGGCCAAAGACACTGCTGAGGTCGCCCAAGCCAGTCGGGTAGGGGAGGGCGGATCGGCCAGAGAAGCTGGGGAGACCGGGCCGGCCCAAGAGGCTGCAGAGGCCAAGCAGGCCATAAACGCAGCGGAGGTCCAACAGGTCGGGGACGCAGCTGAGGTCGCATATCCCGAAGAGACTGCCAAGGCCGAACTGGCCAGGACAGCAGCCCGAGACGGGAAGGCTAGGGAAACGGCGGAGCAAACAGAGCTCACGTGGACGCTGTATGTGGACGGTGCGTCAAGCAAAGAAGGATGCGGAGCAGGGCTCCtcctaatcagccctacgggAGAGGAGCTGCCTTACGCGTTAAGGTTTGATTTCAGAGCCTCTAATAATGAATCTGAGTACGAGGCTCTAATTGCAGGAATGGAGATGGCTCGGAAGCTAGGGGCCAGATCGTTGAAAGTTTATAGCGACTCACAGCTGATAGTTAACCAGGTATGGGGAAGCTACGAGGTCAAAGAGGGGACGCTGAGAAAATACGTGGCCAAGACACATGAGCTGAAGGGCTTGTTCGATCAGTTCGTGCTAGAGCAGATCCCGCGGAGTCTGAACAAGAGAGCTGATGCCCTGTCCAAACTGGCCTCCACCTCGGTTGGCACCCTAGGTCGGGAGATAGTTGTGGAGGTCATCAGAAGTCGTGCGTATGACCAGGTCAGTGCCGCGGTCATCCAGGTGGTGAGCTCCTGGATGGACCCCATTGTTCTATACTTGGCGCAGGGGGAACTCCCCCCGAGCAGGATAGAGGCCCGCAAAATCCTCCTTAAGTCGCAGAGGTACACGCTCGTGCAGGGAGTCTTGTATAGGAAATCCTACTTGCAGCCCTGGCTGAGATGTATAACACCTGAGGAAGGGAGCTATGTCTTGCGCGAGTTGCATGAGGGCATCTGTGGCAATCACGTTTGTTCCAGGGTATTAGCCAAGAAGGGAATGCTGGCCGAGTACTATTGGCCCACCATCTTCAGAGACTCGACCGAGCTGGTAGCTCGGT GGGGCTACGAATACTTGGTGGTAGCCATTGACTACTTCACCAAATGGGTGGAGGCCGAGCCACTCGGCACAATCAGCAGTAGGTCAATTCAGAAGTTCCTATGGAAAGGTATCGTCTGCCGATTTGGCATACCTAGGGTTCTCGTCTCGGACAACGGCCGACAGTTCGCGGATCGCTCGCTTCAAGAGTGGTGCACTGAGCTCGGCATTCAGCAACACTTCACCTCAGTAGGGCACCCCCAGGCCAATGGACGGGTCGAGAATGTTAACAGAACCATCCTGCACG CTACCCAGGAGACTCCGTTTGCTCTGGCATATGGGGTGGAGGCAGTGATTCCTGCGGAAATTGGGATGCCATCAGCCAGGGTGCAACACTTCGTGGCCCAGGGCAACAACGAGGAAATGCGACTCGACCTAGATCTGCTCGAGCATAAAAGGGAAGAGGCGGCTATAAGAATGGCTAAGTATAAGAGCCAGGTCGCACGTTACTACAATGCCAGGGTGAGGCAACTCTCCTTCAAGACGGGTGATCTGGTGCTGCGCAAAAACTCCGTGAGCCGCGCTTTGGGCACAGGCAA GAAGATTAGGATCGGCAATCAGGGCAGCCAGGTCGCGCCCATTGGAGTAGCCTGTGACGAGCCTGTCAATTTGGTTGGTGGATTGGGGGTTGTAGTCAGGCCATTTGCTCAGGTCAAAGCCTGGCAACTTCAGGGACTCCACATCCATCAAGGCTTTCGTGTAGCCGAGTTGCGGGACAGGGCCGTTGAGGAGGGCCAGGTCGTTCATGAAGACCTCAGACTTCTTGAACTCTTTGACGCCTAG
- the LOC113740008 gene encoding phytochrome-associated serine/threonine-protein phosphatase encodes MTVMDLDQWIAKVKEGQHLSEDELQLLCEYVKEILIEESNVQPVNSPVTVCGDIHGQFHDLMKLFQTGGHVPETNYIFMGDFVDRGYNSLEVFTILLLLKARYPANITLLRGNHESRQLTQVYGFYDECQRKYGNANAWRYCTDVFDYLTLSAIIDGTVLCVHGGLSPDIRTIDQIRVIERNCEIPHEGPFCDLMWSDPEDIETWAVSPRGAGWLFGSRVTSEFNHINKLDLVCRAHQLVQEGLKYMFQDKGLVTVWSAPNYCYRCGNVASILSFNENMEREVKFFTETEENNQMRGPRTGVPYFL; translated from the exons ATGACGGTGATGGATTTGGATCAGTGGATAGCAAAGGTTAAAGAGGGACAACACTTGTCGGAGGACGAGCTCCAGCTTCTCTGCGAATac GTGAAGGAAATCTTGATTGAGGAGTCAAATGTGCAGCCTGTCAATAGTCCAGTGACAGTTTGTGGTGACATTCATGGCCAATTTCATGATTTAATGAAACTTTTCCAAACCGGAGGTCATGTGCCGGAGACAAATTACATTTTTATG GGAGATTTTGTGGACCGTGGATATAATAGTCTAGAAGTTTTCACTATTCTGTTGCTCCTAAAAGCAAG ATACCCTGCTAATATTACACTACTACGTGGAAACCATGAAAGCAGACAACTAACCcag GTGTATGGATTCTATGATGAATGCCAGAGGAAGTACGGAAATGCTAATGCATGGCGGTATTGCACTGACGTTTTTGACTATCTAACACTGTCAGCTATTATAGATGGAACA GTACTATGCGTCCATGGTGGCCTTTCTCCGGACATTAGAACTATTGACCAG ATTAGGGTCATTGAAAGGAATTGTGAAATTCCCCATGAAGGGCCCTTCTGTGACCTCATGTGGAGTGACCCTGAAGATATTGAAACATGGGCAGTCAGTCCAAGAGGAGCAGGCTGGCTCTTTGGATCCAGGGTTACTTCTGAG TTCAATCATATTAACAAGCTTGATCTAGTTTGTCGGGCCCACCAACTAGTGCAGGAAGGCCTAAAATACATGTTTCAAGATAAAGGACTAGTTACT GTATGGTCTGCACCAAATTACTGCTATCGTTGTGGAAATGTAGCGTCAATTTTGAGCTTCAATGAGAATATG GAGAGAGAAGTGAAGTTCTTCACTGAAACTGAGGAAAACAACCAAATGAGAGGACCCAGGACAGGAGTACCTTACTTCTTGTAG
- the LOC113740009 gene encoding DEAD-box ATP-dependent RNA helicase 35-like: MMTEEDDDYVEYIPVAKRRALEAQKILQRKGKSSTLEEEEAEKLKLVEAKPSLLVKASQLKKEQPEISPTEQMVQQEKEMIEHLSDRKTLMSVRELAKGITYKEPLFTGWKPPLNIRRLSKKVCDAIRKQWHIIVDGEDIPPPIKNFKDMRFPDPILKKLKAKGIVQPTPIQVQGLPVILAGRDMIGIAFTGSGKTLVFVLPLIMVALQEEIMMPIAPGEGPFGLIVCPSRELARQTYEVVEQFLAPMREYGYPELRPLLCIGGVDMKSQLEVVKKGVHIVVATPGRLKDMLAKKKMNLDSCRYLTLDEADRLVDLGFEDDIREVFDHFKAQRQTLLFSATMPTKIQKFARSALVKPVVVNVGRAGAANLDVIQEVEYVKQEAKIVYLLECLQKTPPPVLIFCENKADVDDIHEYLLLKGVEAVAIHGGKDQEEREYAIKSFKEGKKDVLVATDVASKGLDFPDIQHVINYDMPAEIENYVHRIGRTGRCGKTGIATTFINKNQSETTLLDLKHLLQEAKQRIPPVLAELNDPMEDVDAITNASGVKGCAYCGGLGHRIRDCPKLEHQRSTQIASSRRDYYGSGGYRGEI, translated from the exons ATGATGACGGAGGAAGACGATGATTATGTTGAGTACATCCCAGTTGCAAAGAGGAGGGCATTAGAAGCCCAGAAAATATTGCAACGGAAAGGTAAATCTTCTACCCTGGAAGAAGAGGAAGCTGAAAAATTGAAGCTTGTAGAAGCAAAGCCTAGTTTGCTAGTAAAGGCCTCACAGTTGAAAAAAGAACAACCTGAAATTAGCCCTACTGAACAAATGGTACAGCAGGAGAAAGAGATGATTGAGCATCTCTCTGATCGCAAAACTTTGATGTCTGTTCGGGAGTTGGCTAAAGGGATTACTTACAAGGAACCATTGTTTACGGGGTGGAAACCGCCGTTGAATATAAGGAGGCTGTCTAAGAAAGTGTGTGATGCAATAAGGAAGCAGTGGCATATTATTGTGGATGGCGAAGATATTCCTCCACCAATTAAGAATTTTAAGGATATGAGATTTCCTGACCCGATTTTGAAGAAGCTGAAAGCGAAGGGGATTGTGCAACCAACCCCTATTCAGGTTCAAGGTCTTCCTGTTATATTAGCAGGAAGGGATATGATAGGCATAGCATTTACGGGTTCTGGTAAGACACTGGTGTTTGTTTTGCCACTGATCATGGTGGCACTTCAAGAAGAAATAATGATGCCAATTGCCCCTGGAGAAGGGCCATTTGGTTTAATTGTATGTCCATCACGAGAACTTGCAAGGCAAACTTATGAAGTTGTGGAGCAGTTTCTTGCACCCATGAGGGAGTACGGTTATCCAGAGTTAAGGCCATTGCTTTGCATTGGTGGAGTTGACATGAAGTCTCAGTTGGAGGTTGTGAAGAAAGGAGTTCACATTGTGGTTGCTACGCCAGGAAGACTCAAAGATATGCTtgcaaagaagaaaatgaatctTGACAGTTGCAG GTATTTAACATTAGATGAAGCAGATAGGTTGGTGGATTTGGGTTTTGAAGATGACATAAGAGAAGTCTTTGATCACTTTAAAGCTCAGCGTCAAACTCTTTTGTTTTCTGCCACAATGCCCACAAAGATCCAAAAGTTTGCAAGAAGTGCATTGGTTAAACCTGTTGTGGTTAATGTGGGAAGGGCTGGAGCGGCAAACCTTGATGTGATTCAAGAGGTGGAGTATGTTAAGCAAGAGGCAAAGATTGTTTACCTCCTTGAGTGCTTGCAGAAGACACCTCCTCCTGTTCTGATATTCTGTGAGAATAAAGCTGACGTTGATGACATTCACGAATATCTTCTGTTAAAGGGCGTTGAAGCAGTTGCAATTCATGGAGGAAAAGATCAAGAAGAGAGAGAGTATGCTATCAAGTCCTTTAAAGAAGGCAAGAAAGATGTGTTGGTTGCCACTGATGTTGCCTCAAAGGGTTTGGACTTTCCAGATATTCAGCACGTGATTAATTACGACATGCCAGCAGAAATAGAAAATTACGTTCACAGGATTGGTCGTACTGGAAGATGTGGGAAAACAGGAATTGCAACGACATTTATCAACAAAAATCAGAGTGAAACTACACTTCTAGATTTGAAGCATTTGCTACAGGAGGCAAAACAGAGAATACCTCCGGTGCTGGCAGAATTGAATGATCCAATGGAGGATGTTGATGCAATCACAAATGCTAGTGGAGTCAAAGGCTGTGCTTACTGTGGCGGACTTGGTCATCGGATCCGTGATTGTCCCAAGTTGGAACATCAAAGGAGCACACAAATAGCAAGTTCAAGAAGAGACTACTATGGATCTGGGGGGTATCGCGGGGAAATTTGA